The Streptomyces sp. Je 1-332 genome has a window encoding:
- a CDS encoding ROK family protein — protein MHTDLVAALDIGGTKIAGALVDGRGRILLRAQRPTPAREDGDTVMRAVEEVLGELTRSPLWGRARAVGIGSAGPVDASAGTVSPVNVPGWRGYPLVERVRAATGGLPVELVGDGVAMTAAEHWQGAARGHDNALCMVVSTGVGGGLILGGKLHPGPSGNAGHIGHISVDLDGDPCPCGARGCVERIASGPNIARRALEGGWRPGPDGDTSAAAVALAARAGDPVAVASFERAAQALAAGIAATATLVEIDIAVIGGGVAKAGDVLFDPLRRSLRDYATLSFVRHLTVGPALMGTDAGLVGAAAAALSQEDRAADLRPAVGS, from the coding sequence ATGCACACGGACCTCGTCGCCGCACTCGACATCGGCGGCACCAAGATCGCCGGCGCCCTGGTGGACGGGCGCGGCCGGATCCTGCTGCGCGCCCAGCGGCCCACGCCCGCGCGCGAGGACGGCGACACCGTGATGCGGGCGGTCGAAGAGGTTCTCGGCGAGCTCACACGCTCCCCGCTGTGGGGCAGGGCGCGCGCGGTCGGCATCGGCAGCGCGGGCCCCGTGGACGCGTCGGCGGGGACGGTCAGCCCGGTGAACGTCCCCGGCTGGCGTGGCTACCCCCTGGTCGAGCGGGTGCGTGCGGCCACCGGCGGCCTCCCGGTCGAGCTGGTGGGGGACGGCGTCGCGATGACGGCGGCCGAGCACTGGCAGGGCGCCGCCCGAGGGCACGACAACGCGCTGTGCATGGTGGTGTCCACCGGCGTCGGGGGCGGACTGATCCTCGGCGGCAAGCTGCACCCGGGCCCCAGCGGGAACGCGGGCCACATCGGGCACATCAGCGTCGATCTGGACGGCGACCCCTGCCCGTGCGGGGCGCGCGGGTGCGTGGAGCGCATAGCCAGTGGGCCGAACATCGCCCGGCGTGCGCTGGAGGGCGGATGGCGTCCGGGGCCCGACGGTGACACGTCCGCCGCCGCGGTGGCACTCGCCGCACGGGCCGGGGACCCGGTCGCTGTCGCCTCCTTCGAGCGGGCGGCGCAGGCGCTGGCCGCGGGCATCGCCGCCACGGCGACGCTCGTCGAGATCGACATCGCCGTGATCGGCGGCGGGGTGGCCAAGGCGGGGGACGTGCTCTTCGACCCGCTGCGCCGGTCCCTCAGGGACTACGCCACGCTCTCGTTCGTACGTCATCTGACCGTGGGCCCAGCCTTGATGGGGACGGACGCCGGCCTCGTGGGCGCCGCGGCGGCCGCGCTCAGCCAGGAGGACAGGGCTGCGGACTTGCGTCCTGCTGTGGGGAGCTGA